The following are encoded in a window of Sinomonas cyclohexanicum genomic DNA:
- a CDS encoding TetR/AcrR family transcriptional regulator, translating to MNAGDPGQHREPSQHREPGQHSARDAILDAARTLFAERGYRAVTVRDIAAAASCSPALVIKHFGSKEGLFAQTKPEDPLTHELRVPRAELGEALVFRVLMRGERGLPEPWLAITRNVREAPDAAAAREEASADVLRWSAELIGDTTPGRRHAAVVCALMFGLAEAVRTMDLLAPRWAFDDVVRHYGRKVQEEIDACG from the coding sequence GTGAACGCGGGCGACCCCGGCCAGCACCGAGAGCCGAGCCAGCACCGGGAGCCCGGCCAACACAGCGCACGCGACGCCATCCTGGACGCTGCCCGGACCCTGTTCGCCGAGCGCGGCTACCGCGCCGTGACGGTGCGGGACATTGCCGCGGCGGCGTCGTGCTCGCCGGCCCTGGTCATCAAGCACTTCGGCTCCAAGGAGGGCCTCTTCGCCCAGACCAAGCCCGAGGATCCGCTCACGCACGAGCTGCGCGTGCCCCGGGCCGAGCTCGGGGAGGCGCTCGTGTTCCGCGTGCTCATGCGGGGCGAGCGCGGGCTGCCCGAGCCGTGGCTCGCCATCACCCGCAACGTCCGGGAGGCCCCCGACGCCGCCGCCGCGCGCGAGGAGGCGAGCGCCGACGTGCTCCGGTGGTCCGCCGAGCTCATCGGCGACACGACCCCAGGGAGGCGACACGCCGCCGTCGTGTGCGCGCTCATGTTCGGGCTCGCGGAGGCGGTCCGGACCATGGACCTCCTCGCACCGCGCTGGGCGTTCGACGACGTCGTGAGGCACTACGGGCGCAAGGTCCAGGAGGAGATCGACGCCTGCGGCTAG
- a CDS encoding ATP-binding protein gives MTTWRIRDFHPSDLDGILHLWTAMTDSGIEPVYSLSEVLASCQKDVAVVALHGDDVVGAAVGRAAHEQGWIVFVATLPEWRSRGIGTALLAALENRMAPLGLTKLSAIMPDTETRVDAFTARGFKDVQNLRFFERQIPVQRTELEPLAQLGGRVLPRDLWDRVAGMKREKQLLERRLVLPLAEAELADEFGVVPPRAVVLFGPPGTGKTTFAKAIASRLEWPFVEVFPSRLAGDAEGLAGALRRTFTEIAELEHAVVFLDEVEEIASHRAGDPPSPNQGVTNELLKIIPAFREQSGRLLVCATNFIRALDSAFLRHGRFDYVIPIGLPDAEARRSMWERFIPEAVLPEVDVEELVARTEGFSPADIEFAARSASQRALEKAVYTGDAAATDTAHDGGSPAAARRSAESPARRGPTTEDYLEAIGETKTTVSDEVAAAFLEDIEELARA, from the coding sequence ATGACCACTTGGCGGATCAGGGATTTCCACCCGTCGGACCTGGACGGGATCCTGCACCTGTGGACCGCCATGACGGACTCGGGGATCGAGCCGGTGTACTCGCTGTCCGAGGTGCTCGCGAGCTGCCAGAAGGACGTGGCCGTCGTGGCGCTGCACGGCGACGACGTGGTGGGCGCCGCGGTGGGCCGGGCGGCGCATGAGCAGGGGTGGATCGTGTTCGTGGCGACCCTGCCGGAGTGGCGCTCGCGCGGGATCGGCACGGCGCTGCTCGCGGCCCTCGAGAACCGGATGGCGCCCCTGGGCCTCACGAAGCTCTCGGCCATCATGCCGGACACGGAGACGCGCGTCGACGCCTTCACGGCGCGCGGCTTCAAGGACGTGCAGAACCTGCGCTTCTTCGAACGCCAGATCCCGGTCCAGCGCACCGAGCTCGAGCCGCTCGCCCAGCTGGGCGGCCGGGTGCTGCCCCGGGACCTGTGGGACAGGGTGGCGGGCATGAAGCGCGAGAAGCAGCTGCTCGAGCGCCGGCTCGTCCTGCCGCTCGCCGAGGCAGAGCTCGCGGACGAGTTCGGGGTGGTGCCGCCGCGCGCCGTCGTGCTGTTCGGCCCGCCCGGGACCGGCAAGACGACGTTCGCCAAGGCGATTGCCTCGCGGCTCGAGTGGCCGTTCGTGGAGGTGTTCCCGTCCCGCCTGGCCGGGGACGCGGAGGGCCTCGCGGGCGCGCTGCGCCGGACGTTCACGGAGATCGCCGAGCTCGAGCACGCGGTCGTGTTCCTCGATGAGGTCGAGGAGATCGCCTCGCACCGCGCCGGCGACCCGCCGAGCCCCAACCAGGGCGTCACGAACGAGCTGCTCAAGATCATCCCCGCGTTCCGCGAGCAGTCGGGCAGGCTCCTTGTGTGCGCGACGAACTTCATCCGTGCCCTCGACTCGGCGTTCCTGCGGCACGGCCGCTTCGACTACGTCATCCCGATCGGGCTCCCGGACGCCGAGGCCCGCCGGTCCATGTGGGAGCGGTTCATCCCCGAGGCCGTGCTGCCAGAGGTCGACGTGGAGGAGCTCGTGGCACGCACAGAGGGCTTCTCGCCGGCGGACATCGAGTTCGCAGCGCGTTCCGCGTCGCAGCGCGCGCTCGAGAAGGCGGTGTACACCGGGGATGCGGCCGCGACAGACACGGCGCACGACGGCGGGTCCCCGGCCGCCGCCAGACGCTCCGCCGAGAGCCCTGCCCGCCGCGGGCCCACCACGGAGGACTACCTCGAGGCGATCGGCGAGACGAAGACGACCGTGAGCGACGAGGTCGCGGCGGCGTTCCTCGAGGACATCGAGGAGCTCGCCAGGGCCTGA
- a CDS encoding multidrug effflux MFS transporter: MPLRPLNGHGGVRAPWLLVLSFLSMTAPLATDLYLPSFPRVQQEFAATASGVQLTLTGFLLGMAAGQLAFGSISDKFGRMKPLLVGNAGAILASVVAALAPNLEVLIGARLVQGICGAAGIVIARAIIVDLTHGSETPRTLSLLMTVNGVAPAVAPSIGALLEDPIGWRGIMWTLAALFALMMLSVSFVVRETLPPEKRGGHGIVGGFAQLFKVPRYLGYAALFATAFAAMMSYIPASPFVYQVVMGLPPIAYGALFGLNAAGLIIAGYISSRLVRRIPPERIVGVAAPLLLVFCLLTLVLALAPGPRWVLAVPIWCAVTSVGFIMGNASALALGAVRHVSGSGSALLGAAQFVFGAIVSPLSGLAGEHTAVPMAVVMTVAAGVAAALALALRSRRPAQVA; the protein is encoded by the coding sequence ATGCCCCTGCGCCCGCTGAACGGCCACGGGGGCGTCAGGGCGCCGTGGCTCCTGGTGCTCTCATTCCTGTCGATGACCGCCCCGCTCGCCACGGACCTGTACCTGCCGAGCTTCCCGCGCGTGCAGCAGGAGTTCGCGGCGACGGCCTCCGGGGTGCAGCTCACGCTCACCGGGTTCCTCCTCGGCATGGCGGCGGGGCAGCTCGCGTTCGGGTCGATCTCGGACAAGTTCGGGCGCATGAAGCCGCTCCTCGTCGGCAACGCTGGCGCGATCCTCGCCTCCGTGGTGGCGGCGCTCGCGCCGAACCTCGAGGTGCTCATCGGGGCCCGCCTGGTCCAGGGGATCTGCGGCGCTGCGGGGATCGTGATCGCCCGGGCCATCATCGTGGACCTCACCCACGGCTCGGAGACCCCCCGCACTCTCAGCCTGCTCATGACCGTCAACGGCGTGGCGCCCGCGGTCGCGCCGTCGATCGGCGCCCTGCTCGAGGACCCCATCGGCTGGCGTGGCATCATGTGGACCCTGGCGGCGCTGTTCGCGCTCATGATGCTCAGCGTCTCATTCGTGGTGCGGGAGACCCTGCCGCCCGAGAAGCGCGGCGGGCACGGGATCGTCGGCGGGTTCGCCCAGCTGTTCAAGGTGCCCCGCTACCTCGGGTACGCGGCCCTGTTCGCGACCGCGTTCGCGGCCATGATGAGCTACATCCCGGCCTCGCCGTTCGTGTACCAGGTGGTGATGGGCCTGCCGCCGATCGCGTACGGCGCGCTGTTCGGGCTCAACGCCGCGGGGCTCATCATCGCCGGGTACATCTCCTCGCGCCTGGTCAGGCGGATCCCACCGGAGCGGATCGTCGGGGTCGCCGCGCCGCTGCTGCTCGTGTTCTGCCTGCTCACCCTCGTCCTCGCGCTCGCGCCCGGGCCACGGTGGGTCCTCGCCGTCCCGATCTGGTGTGCGGTCACGAGCGTGGGATTCATCATGGGCAACGCCTCGGCCCTCGCGCTCGGGGCCGTACGGCACGTCTCCGGGAGCGGCTCGGCGCTGCTCGGCGCCGCGCAGTTCGTCTTCGGGGCCATCGTCTCGCCGCTGTCCGGGCTCGCGGGGGAGCACACGGCCGTGCCCATGGCCGTGGTCATGACCGTCGCGGCCGGCGTCGCCGCGGCGCTCGCCCTGGCCCTCCGCAGCCGCCGGCCCGCCCAGGTGGCCTGA
- a CDS encoding SGNH/GDSL hydrolase family protein, whose protein sequence is MASSVRPPRRRFVALGDSFTEGVGDMNPMLPNGVRGWADRVAEKLAKTEKGWEYANLAVRSKRLRHIVADQLEPALAMEPTLVTLYAGGNDILDLGTDMDQLLQEYEALVRALAGTGATLVLFTGYDVRVNPLLEPLRHRNWQYNERVRRLARELDAVLVDYWCFDEYADRRMWDSDRLHMSKAGHKFLARRILDQLGYPQSLKPRDREAPTRRNPREWLAAQRAWLGDWVVPLIGRKIRGVTLGDQLLPRWPDPVKVPRKGGLRRYVEDHPEALANTPDWAR, encoded by the coding sequence GTGGCCTCTAGCGTTCGACCGCCTCGGAGGCGGTTCGTCGCCCTGGGCGACTCCTTCACCGAGGGCGTCGGGGACATGAACCCGATGCTCCCCAACGGCGTGCGCGGGTGGGCGGACCGGGTCGCGGAGAAGCTCGCGAAGACGGAGAAGGGGTGGGAGTACGCCAACCTCGCCGTCCGGTCGAAGCGTCTGCGCCACATCGTGGCAGACCAGCTCGAACCCGCCCTCGCCATGGAGCCCACCCTGGTCACCCTCTACGCGGGGGGCAACGACATCCTCGACCTCGGCACCGACATGGACCAGCTCCTCCAGGAGTACGAGGCACTGGTCCGCGCGCTCGCTGGCACGGGGGCCACGCTCGTGCTGTTCACCGGCTACGACGTGCGGGTCAACCCCCTCCTGGAGCCCCTCAGGCACCGCAACTGGCAGTACAACGAGCGCGTCCGCAGGCTGGCGCGCGAGCTCGACGCCGTCCTCGTGGACTACTGGTGCTTCGATGAGTATGCCGACCGGCGCATGTGGGACTCCGACCGGCTCCACATGTCCAAGGCCGGGCACAAGTTCCTGGCCCGCCGCATCCTCGACCAGCTCGGCTACCCGCAGAGCCTCAAGCCGCGGGACCGGGAGGCACCCACACGGCGGAACCCGCGCGAGTGGCTCGCAGCCCAGCGCGCGTGGCTGGGCGACTGGGTCGTGCCGCTGATCGGGCGCAAGATCCGTGGCGTCACGCTCGGCGACCAGCTCCTGCCCCGATGGCCGGACCCGGTGAAGGTCCCCCGCAAGGGAGGCCTGCGGCGCTACGTCGAAGATCACCCCGAGGCCCTCGCGAACACCCCGGACTGGGCGCGGTAG
- a CDS encoding LCP family protein yields the protein MRRSDDAPYRNLYQKSLAYDRRWIYRRRRVAVFAGVVAVALVLGAGIWAAATYFGFENGIRRSQALEGGAGLDQDVNILLMGLDSRLDENGKPLSQEEYDALHSGSANDGGYNSNVLMVLHVPKDGSQATIISIPRDDYVDLAGAPDGVKQGKVKQAYGYAMDQSMRELTANPGGKSQDQIYQEARDAGRKAEIKTVEDFLNIKIDHFVEVTMAAFLSVAKAVAPITVCLQEATKDTYSGADFKAGVQQIDAQQAVAFVRQRRDTSGSGVSLTDLDRARRQQAFISSLATQLKQRGTITDVGKVTGILDALKGKMAVDQGLNLIDFGLKAKQLSDNKMKFVTLPIVGFGWSDTGESVNIVDKAAVQSQVADLLNPKPAQSAPQTAAPQSSDAAAPAQPAPAQSQQAAPQQASPSPSATFNAGDWSDALLGGGVPCVK from the coding sequence ATGCGCAGGTCTGACGACGCCCCCTATCGCAACCTGTACCAGAAGTCCCTCGCCTATGACCGGCGCTGGATCTACAGACGACGGCGCGTGGCCGTCTTCGCGGGGGTCGTCGCCGTCGCGCTCGTGCTCGGCGCCGGGATCTGGGCCGCCGCGACCTACTTCGGGTTCGAGAACGGGATCCGCCGGTCCCAGGCCCTCGAGGGCGGCGCGGGCCTCGACCAGGACGTCAACATCCTCCTCATGGGCCTCGACAGCCGCCTCGACGAGAACGGGAAGCCGCTGAGCCAGGAGGAGTACGACGCCCTGCACTCCGGCTCGGCGAATGACGGCGGGTACAACAGCAACGTCCTCATGGTGCTGCACGTGCCGAAGGACGGCAGCCAGGCGACGATCATCTCCATCCCGCGTGACGACTACGTTGACCTTGCGGGCGCCCCGGACGGCGTGAAGCAGGGCAAGGTCAAGCAGGCCTACGGGTACGCCATGGACCAGTCCATGCGGGAACTCACCGCGAACCCGGGCGGCAAGAGCCAGGACCAGATCTATCAGGAGGCCCGGGACGCAGGCCGCAAGGCCGAGATCAAGACGGTCGAGGACTTCCTAAACATCAAGATCGACCACTTCGTCGAGGTGACCATGGCCGCGTTCCTCTCCGTCGCGAAGGCCGTCGCGCCGATCACGGTGTGCCTCCAGGAGGCCACGAAGGACACGTACTCCGGCGCCGACTTCAAGGCCGGCGTGCAGCAGATCGACGCCCAGCAGGCCGTCGCGTTCGTGCGGCAGCGGCGCGATACCTCCGGCTCGGGGGTGTCCCTGACCGACCTCGACCGTGCCCGGCGCCAGCAGGCGTTCATCTCCTCGCTTGCCACGCAGCTCAAGCAGCGCGGCACGATCACGGACGTCGGGAAGGTCACGGGCATCCTCGACGCGCTCAAGGGCAAGATGGCAGTGGACCAGGGCCTGAACCTCATCGACTTCGGGCTCAAGGCGAAGCAGCTCTCGGACAACAAGATGAAGTTCGTCACCTTGCCGATCGTCGGGTTCGGCTGGTCCGATACGGGCGAGTCCGTGAACATCGTGGACAAGGCCGCGGTCCAGTCCCAGGTCGCGGACCTGCTCAACCCCAAGCCGGCGCAGTCCGCCCCGCAGACCGCTGCGCCGCAGTCGTCCGACGCCGCTGCGCCCGCCCAGCCGGCGCCCGCCCAGTCGCAGCAGGCCGCGCCGCAGCAGGCATCACCCTCGCCGTCGGCGACATTCAACGCCGGCGACTGGTCCGACGCGCTCCTCGGCGGAGGGGTCCCGTGCGTCAAGTGA
- a CDS encoding nuclease-related domain-containing protein: protein MTGPLRSRVAGQAVMVETLRLQSGTPRRRGLARLFGANPLAPEARSWYSGAVGEMRVARALAKLGPEWHVLHSIPVGTRGADIDHLVIGPGGVFTLNTKNHAGKDVWVAGSVVMVNGQHQRYLRNSAHEASRAAKHLSAAAGRDVPVRAAVVLVAPRKVTIRRFAEGAAVVTDGQLRRWLTKQAKTLEPHDADRLAAVAAEPATWGHQQAPAEDPSATRMSFGALHTAVVRAHGRRLAWAAGGALTLIGTAVGAWLR from the coding sequence ATGACCGGCCCGCTGAGGTCACGCGTCGCGGGTCAGGCCGTCATGGTTGAGACGCTGCGGCTCCAGTCCGGTACGCCCCGCCGGCGCGGGCTCGCCCGGCTGTTCGGCGCGAACCCGCTCGCCCCCGAGGCCCGCAGCTGGTACTCCGGCGCGGTGGGGGAGATGCGCGTGGCCCGCGCCCTGGCCAAGCTGGGCCCCGAGTGGCACGTGCTCCACTCGATCCCCGTGGGCACGCGTGGCGCGGACATCGACCACCTCGTGATCGGCCCCGGCGGCGTCTTCACGCTCAACACGAAGAACCATGCGGGCAAGGACGTCTGGGTGGCCGGCAGCGTGGTCATGGTCAACGGCCAGCACCAGCGGTACCTGCGCAATTCCGCGCACGAGGCCTCCCGTGCCGCGAAGCACCTCAGCGCCGCGGCGGGTCGGGATGTTCCGGTGCGGGCCGCCGTCGTGCTCGTTGCGCCGCGCAAGGTGACGATCCGGCGGTTCGCCGAGGGTGCGGCCGTGGTCACAGACGGACAGCTGCGCCGCTGGCTCACCAAACAGGCGAAGACCCTTGAGCCGCACGACGCCGACCGGCTGGCCGCCGTCGCCGCGGAACCCGCCACGTGGGGTCACCAGCAGGCGCCCGCCGAGGACCCTTCCGCGACGAGGATGTCCTTCGGCGCGCTGCACACCGCGGTGGTGCGGGCGCACGGGCGCCGCCTCGCGTGGGCCGCAGGAGGTGCCCTCACGCTCATCGGGACCGCCGTCGGGGCGTGGCTGAGGTAG
- a CDS encoding antibiotic biosynthesis monooxygenase family protein — translation MSIVKINAITVPADSGDELARRFAARAGAVDGVPGFEGFELLQPTDGRNVWLVVTRWADEESFEAWRNSASFGQGHGRHGGAADAAGAGAEGAAAADGGTTNHGAAAADGGHSPAGAQRPVGVSAELWSFTPADLGQ, via the coding sequence ATGAGCATTGTGAAGATCAACGCCATCACCGTCCCCGCCGACTCCGGCGACGAGCTCGCCCGCCGCTTCGCCGCCCGCGCCGGCGCCGTGGACGGCGTCCCGGGGTTCGAGGGCTTCGAGCTGCTGCAGCCCACCGACGGACGCAACGTCTGGCTCGTCGTGACCCGCTGGGCCGATGAGGAGAGCTTCGAGGCGTGGCGGAACTCGGCCTCATTCGGCCAGGGCCACGGGCGGCATGGCGGGGCCGCGGACGCTGCTGGTGCGGGTGCCGAGGGCGCCGCTGCGGCGGACGGCGGCACCACGAACCACGGCGCCGCTGCGGCGGACGGCGGCCACTCGCCTGCCGGCGCACAGCGCCCCGTGGGCGTCTCCGCCGAGCTGTGGAGCTTCACCCCCGCCGATCTGGGCCAGTAG
- a CDS encoding MFS transporter yields the protein MRTRPSWLLTLVLSLSGTLVALQQTLVVPLLPDFPKILGVSSDDASWLVTATLLVSAVATPIVSKLADMFGKKLMMLVCLGVMIGGSIVAGIGLGFGWVVVGRALQGFSTALIPVGISIMRDELPPKKVGSAVALMSATLGIGGALGMPLAGVIFDNLGWHSIFWIAAAAGAAMFAAIAAFIPESRVKTPGRFDLVGAALLSAALTALLIAVTKGGSWGWGSPGVWALFIGAAALLAVWFPYELRIGAPMVDLRTSARRPVLLTNLASILVGFSMFANLLLAAQQLQFPAATGYGFGLTVLQAGLVLIPSGLVMALFAPVSGVMINRLGGRLTLMIGAAILAASYVVRVFFSNSVLEIAIGATIVSIGTAIAYAPMPTLIMGSVPVTETAAANGLNTLLRAVGTSSSSAAVAAFLANVTMEVGGVRLPAVEAFHGVYWMACIAALGSICLVWFVPKPAPAATHAAREGGDVVVRGMLRTGAEAPASRGLVSILTLDGEPMDWARVDTDGAFSVAVPAAGTYLAVATAPGWAPSAQVIRLEPEVAHELSLGEEQALHGVVHDAGGSPVRGAVLSVVGWDGVFEGTAHTDDDGAYRLRLPPAGRYVVSLLDPTTEQAQARKVNVETRSQQLDWVTA from the coding sequence GTGAGAACCCGCCCCTCCTGGCTCCTGACCCTCGTCCTGTCCCTGTCCGGCACACTCGTGGCGCTGCAGCAGACGCTCGTCGTCCCGCTGCTGCCCGATTTCCCCAAGATCCTGGGCGTCTCCTCCGACGACGCCTCATGGCTCGTGACCGCGACCCTGCTGGTCTCCGCGGTCGCGACGCCGATCGTGTCCAAGCTCGCAGACATGTTCGGCAAGAAGCTCATGATGCTGGTGTGCCTCGGCGTAATGATCGGCGGGTCCATCGTCGCGGGGATCGGGCTGGGCTTCGGGTGGGTCGTCGTCGGGCGAGCGCTCCAGGGCTTCTCGACGGCGCTCATCCCCGTGGGCATCAGCATCATGCGGGACGAGCTCCCGCCCAAGAAGGTGGGCAGCGCCGTCGCCCTCATGAGCGCGACCCTCGGCATCGGCGGCGCTCTTGGGATGCCGCTCGCGGGCGTCATCTTCGACAACCTCGGCTGGCACAGCATCTTCTGGATCGCGGCCGCCGCGGGCGCCGCGATGTTCGCCGCGATCGCCGCCTTCATCCCGGAGTCCCGGGTCAAGACGCCCGGACGCTTCGACCTGGTCGGCGCTGCGCTCCTCTCCGCGGCACTCACGGCGCTCCTGATCGCCGTGACGAAGGGCGGCTCGTGGGGCTGGGGCAGTCCCGGGGTGTGGGCCCTGTTCATCGGCGCCGCCGCCCTCCTCGCCGTCTGGTTCCCGTACGAGCTGAGGATCGGCGCCCCCATGGTGGACCTGCGCACGTCCGCCCGCCGCCCGGTCCTGCTGACCAACCTCGCATCCATCCTCGTGGGGTTCTCCATGTTCGCGAACCTCCTCCTCGCCGCGCAGCAGCTCCAGTTCCCCGCCGCGACCGGCTACGGGTTCGGCCTCACGGTCCTCCAAGCCGGCCTCGTCCTGATCCCGTCGGGGCTCGTCATGGCGCTCTTCGCGCCGGTCTCGGGCGTCATGATCAACCGCCTCGGCGGACGCCTGACCCTGATGATCGGCGCCGCGATCCTCGCCGCGAGCTACGTGGTCCGCGTGTTCTTCTCGAACTCGGTGCTCGAGATCGCGATCGGAGCGACGATCGTGAGCATCGGCACCGCTATCGCGTACGCGCCCATGCCGACCCTCATCATGGGCTCCGTCCCCGTGACCGAGACCGCGGCGGCCAACGGACTCAACACGCTCCTGCGCGCGGTCGGGACCTCCTCCTCGAGCGCGGCGGTGGCCGCGTTCCTCGCCAACGTCACGATGGAGGTCGGCGGGGTCAGACTCCCCGCGGTCGAGGCGTTCCACGGCGTGTACTGGATGGCCTGCATCGCCGCCCTCGGCTCGATCTGCCTCGTGTGGTTCGTCCCCAAGCCGGCCCCAGCGGCAACCCACGCCGCCCGCGAAGGAGGGGACGTCGTCGTGCGCGGCATGCTCCGCACCGGCGCGGAGGCCCCCGCGAGCCGCGGCCTCGTCTCCATCCTGACCCTCGACGGCGAGCCGATGGACTGGGCGCGCGTCGACACGGACGGGGCGTTCTCGGTCGCGGTGCCCGCCGCGGGCACCTACCTCGCCGTCGCGACGGCGCCGGGGTGGGCGCCGTCGGCGCAGGTGATCCGGCTGGAGCCTGAGGTCGCGCACGAGCTGTCGCTCGGCGAGGAGCAGGCGCTCCACGGGGTGGTGCACGACGCCGGGGGCTCGCCCGTACGCGGCGCCGTCCTGTCCGTGGTGGGCTGGGACGGGGTCTTCGAGGGCACGGCCCACACGGACGACGACGGCGCCTACCGGCTCAGGCTCCCGCCCGCGGGACGGTACGTCGTGAGCCTCCTCGACCCCACGACAGAGCAGGCCCAGGCCCGCAAGGTCAACGTCGAGACCCGGTCCCAGCAGCTCGACTGGGTGACGGCGTGA